Proteins encoded in a region of the Raphanus sativus cultivar WK10039 chromosome 8, ASM80110v3, whole genome shotgun sequence genome:
- the LOC108822911 gene encoding probable inactive receptor kinase At1g48480 gives MRVFPNSSMAILSLLLTTLLLSLPLPSTQDLNADRAALLSLRSAVGGRTFRWNIRQTSPCNWAGVKCDNNRVTALRLPGVSLSGTIPNGIFPNLTRLRTLSLRLNALTGSLPPDLSTCSNLRHLYLQGNRFSGQIPESLFSLTNLVRLNLAENSFTGGISPRFKNLTRLKTLFLEDNNLSGSIPDLDLPLVQFNVSNNSLNGSIPKSLQRFESGSFLQTSLCGKPLKICPDEVTVPSQPTSGGNRTPPSVGEGNEKRKNKLSGGAIAGIVIGCVVGFALIVLILMVLCRKKGAVDGSTIKQQESVVPREAAADTGYSVTAAAAAAMTGNSKAGEMAGPGAKKLVFFGNATKVFDLEDLLRASAEVLGKGTFGTAYKAVLDAVTVVAVKRLKDVVMPDKDFREKIELVGAMDHENLVPLRAYYLSRDEKLLVYDFMHMGSLSALLHGNRGAGRTPLTWDARSRIALGAARGLDYLHSQGTSTSHGNVKSSNILLTKSYDAKVSDFGLSQLVSASTTTPNRGTGYRAPEVTDPKRVSQKGDVYSFGVVILELITGKAPSNSVMNEEGVDLPRWVKSVVRDEWRREVFDSELLSLEREEEEMMEEMVQLGIECTSQHPDQRPEMAEVVRKIENLRWSGPDQVDEAY, from the exons ATGCGAGTCTTCCCCAACTCATCCATGGccattctctctcttctcctcacAACCCTTCTCCTCTCCCTCCCTCTCCCTTCAACCCAAGACCTCAACGCCGACAGAGCCGCTCTCCTCTCTCTCCGCTCCGCCGTCGGCGGCCGCACATTCCGCTGGAACATCAGACAAACCTCACCTTGCAACTGGGCCGGGGTCAAATGCGACAACAACCGCGTCACCGCCCTCCGTCTCCCCGGCGTCTCTCTCTCAGGGACCATCCCCAACGGTATCTTCCCTAACTTAACTCGTCTCCGAACACTCAGCCTCCGTCTCAACGCCCTCACCGGCTCTCTCCCTCCCGATCTCAGCACCTGCTCCAATCTCCGCCACCTCTACCTGCAAGGAAACAGATTCTCCGGCCAAATACCCGAGAGCTTGTTCAGTCTCACTAACCTCGTGAGGCTTAACCTCGCCGAGAACAGCTTCACCGGAGGCATCTCTCCACGTTTCAAGAACCTCACGAGGCTTAAGACTCTGTTTCTTGAAGATAACAACCTCTCCGGTTCGATCCCTGATCTTGATTTACCGTTGGTTCAGTTCAACGTATCTAACAACTCACTGAACGGATCAATACCGAAGAGTCTTCAGAGATTCGAGTCCGGTTCGTTTCTTCAGACTTCACTCTGCGGCAAACCGCTCAAGATTTGCCCTGATGAGGTAACTGTACCGAGCCAGCCTACTTCTGGAGGAAACAGAACACCACCGAGTGTTGGAGAAGGCAAtgagaagagaaaaaacaaactcTCAGGCGGAGCTATCGCCGGAATCGTGATCGGATGTGTTGTTGGTTTCGCGTTGATCGTTCTGATACTGATGGTACTCTGCCGGAAGAAGGGTGCCGTGGACGGTTCCACAATCAAACAGCAAGAATCCGTAGTCCCTAGGGAAGCAGCGGCGGATACCGGGTACTCGGTGACCGCCGCTGCAGCCGCGGCGATGACCGGGAACTCAAAAGCTGGAGAAATGGCTGGTCCGGGGGCTAAGAAGCTTGTGTTCTTCGGTAACGCTACTAAGGTTTTCGATCTTGAGGATTTGTTGAGAGCTTCGGCGGAGGTTCTTGGGAAAGGAACGTTTGGGACGGCGTATAAGGCGGTTCTTGACGCGGTTACGGTCGTGGCGGTGAAGAGGCTGAAGGATGTGGTGATGCCGGATAAAGACTTCAGGGAGAAGATTGAGTTGGTTGGTGCGATGGATCATGAGAACTTGGTGCCGTTGAGGGCTTACTATCTTAGTAGAGACGAGAAGCTTCTTGTCTATGACTTCATGCACATGGGAAGCTTGTCTGCTCTCTTACATG GAAACAGAGGAGCGGGAAGGACTCCACTAACTTGGGATGCACGTTCACGAATTGCTCTTGGTGCAGCTCGTGGCTTAGACTACCTTCACTCACAAGGAACCTCCACCTCTCACGGCAATGTCAAATCCTCAAACATCCTCTTAACCAAGTCATACGACGCCAAAGTCTCGGACTTTGGTTTGTCCCAGCTCGTATCAGCCTCAACTACGACTCCAAACCGTGGTACGGGTTACCGTGCGCCTGAAGTAACCGATCCTAAACGTGTGTCGCAGAAAGGTGACGTGTACAGCTTCGGTGTGGTGATTCTTGAGCTGATTACGGGTAAAGCTCCTTCCAACTCGGTGATGAACGAGGAAGGAGTTGATCTGCCGAGATGGGTTAAGTCTGTGGTGAGAGATGAGTGGAGGAGAGAGGTTTTTGACTCGGAGCTGCTTAGCTTGGAAAGggaggaagaagagatgatGGAGGAGATGGTGCAGCTAGGGATTGAGTGTACGTCACAGCATCCGGACCAGAGGCCTGAGATGGCTGAAGTGGTTAGGAAGATTGAGAATTTGAGATGGTCTGGTCCTGATCAAGTGGATGAAGCTTATTAA
- the LOC108822556 gene encoding probable serine/threonine protein kinase IRE3 isoform X1 translates to MVFKKTKLFFSSKKSGSSDSSNSPRSVGSNSPIGSDNHKSKSPKSSHSPFAGVLDGFKKKDGSSPKAKETSSSDQVPGKSKLSSEPSKLTAETPILASSLGLNRIKTRSGPLPQESFFNFGDDKAVSIPPKPVTRWDSGSSSSSNTKKKETNVDRQSKVPSMPALSTGKLKVPPGGAGTPENSYELEPETPRNQALLRMTSAPRRRFSGDIKSFSHELNSKGVRPYPLWKPRRSNSVEEILNLIRTKFDKAKEEVNLDLGVFAGDLIEISEEYAESHPEWEVTIYDLLILAQKCTKSTSGEFWLQCEGIVQELDDRRQELPPGVLKKLHTRMLFILTRCTRLLQFHKESWGQEEEAVRQSRVLHSADKRVPTGEVRDRRGSTAATALKVPSTKKAFSQEQRGFNWKEDFVNRPSPLSSPYNETSKDSESHVNMDRMSSWKKLPSPASKGVKESTVSKEQTDSKTEPPKVATSDDMTVSKPPESSPKKLSHEHMTKHRHNVSWGYWGDQSYISEESSIICRICEEDVPTTHVEDHSIVCALADKYDQKGLSVDERLVAVAVTLDKITETFIQKDSLEAVESPDGMKISKASLTGESDALSPKLSDWSRRGSEDMLDCFPEADNSAFMDDMRGFTSLSCRTRFGPKSDQGMTASSGGSMTPRSPIPTPRSDPVELFLGGKGTFHDLDDIPQITELADIARRASNAIPDGDRSIRLLLSCLDDLRVVIDRRNFDALTVETFGTRIEKLIQEKYLQLLDDEKFDLSSTVIDEDAPLEDDDVIRSLRTSPVHLHDRISIDDFDELKEISRGAFGRVLLAKKRTTGDLFAIKVLKKADMIRKNAVESILAERDILINVRNPFVVRFFYSFTSRENLYLVMEYLGGGDFYSLLKNIGCMDESNARVYIAEVILALEYLHSEGVVHRDLKPDNLLIAHDGHVKLTDFGLSKVGLISSTDDLSGPDFGASSLFLEEKPKWTTSENEFGSRDKRSAVGTPDYLAPEILLGTGHGATADWWSVGIILFEFIVGIPPFNADHPEQIFDNILNRNIPWPSVPEEMSHEARDLIDRLLTEDPHRRLGARGAAEVKQHIFFKDINWDTLAEQKAAFVPDSEDVLDTSYFQCRYQPSFSDKQCFPTNENGDSSESGSSGCLSNDPNEEIDERGGSAELETNVSKNNPFDNFSFKNLSQLAYINYDVISKGQKDGTPANLHRR, encoded by the exons atggtTTTTAAGAAAACGAAGCTCTTCTTCTCCTCGAAGAAATCAGGATCCTCCGATAGCTCCAACAGTCCCCGATCCGTCGGCTCAAACTCTCCAATCGGATCCGATAACCATAAATCCAAAAGCCCTAAGTCAAGCCATTCTCCTTTCGCCGGAGTCTTGGACGGtttcaagaagaaggatggttcATCACCAAAGGCCAAAGAAACCTCCTCGTCCGATCAAGTCCCCGGAAAATCGAAATTGTCGTCTGAACCGAGTAAACTAACTGCCGAAACGCCTATCCTGGCGTCGTCTCTAGGTTTAAATCGAATCAAGACGAGGTCCGGCCCGTTACCGCAGGAGAGCTTCTTCAATTTCGGGGATGATAAAGCGGTTTCGATCCCGCCCAAGCCGGTTACTCGTTGGGACTCTGGTTCGAGTAGTAGTAGCAATACGAAGAAGAAGGAAACGAATGTTGATCGGCAAAGCAAAGTTCCGTCAATGCCGGCATTGAGCACTG GTAAGCTCAAGGTGCCACCTGGCGGCGCTGGCACACCAGAG AATTCATATGAATTGGAGCCAGAAACACCTCGTAACCAGGCCTTACTTCGTATGACCAGTGCTCCAAGAAGGAGGTTTTCTGGTGACATCAAGAGCTTTTCTCATGAGTTGAACTCCAAAGGTGTAAGGCCTTATCCTTTATGGAAGCCTCGTAGGTCAAATAGCGTTGAG GAGATCTTGAATCTAATCCGGACCAAGTTTGATAAAGCAAAGGAAGAAGTAAATTTGGACCTTGGAGTATTTGCTGGAGACCTGATTGAGATTTCTGAGGAATATGCGGAAAGTCATCCTGAGTGGGAGGTAACGATTTACGACTTGTTGATCTTGGCACAGAAATGTACCAAGTCTACGTCAGGAGAGTTCTGGCTTCAGTGTGAGGGCATAGTTCAAGAGTTAGATGATAGACGTCAGGAGCTTCCCCCGGGGGTGCTCAAGAAGCTTCACACTCGGATGCTGTTTATCCTTACCAGATGTACGAGACTACTTCAATTTCATAAGGAAAGTTGGGGGCAGGAGGAAGAGGCCGTACGTCAGTCGAGAGTCTTGCATTCTGCGGATAAAAGAGTCCCCACCGGAGAAGTTAGGGATAGGAGGGGATCAACTGCTGCCACGGCCTTAAAGGTACCATCCACCAAGAAAGCTTTTAGTCAGGAGCAGCGTGGTTTTAATTGGAAAGAGGACTTTGTTAATCGtccatctcctctctcttcaCCGTACAATGAAACTTCAAAGGATTCTGAATCACATGTAAACATGGACAGAATGTCTTCTTGGAAAAAACTTCCATCTCCAGCGTCAAAGGGTGTAAAAGAATCTACAGTATCAAAAGAGCAGACTGATAGCAAAACTGAACCTCCAAAAGTAGCTACGAGTGATGATATGACTGTTTCTAAGCCGCCAGAGAGTTCTCCCAAAAAATTGTCTCATGAACATATGACCAAGCATCGGCACAATGTTTCTTGGGGTTACTGGGGGGATCAGTCATATATTTCTGAGGAAAGTTCAATTATTTGTCGTATATGCGAAGAGGATGTTCCTACCACCCACGTGGAAGATCACTCTATAGTCTGTGCGTTGGCTGATAAATATGACCAAAAGGGTCTGAGTGTTGATGAACGGTTGGTGGCAGTTGCTGTAACTCTTGACAAGATAACAGAGACATTCATACAGAAAGATAGCCTAGAGGCGGTAGAAAGTCCAGATGGTATGAAAATATCTAAGGCGAGCTTGACCGGAGAATCTGATGCTCTCTCCCCAAAGCTAAGCGACTGGTCGCGAAGAGGGTCCGAGGACATGCTTGACTGTTTTCCGGAGGCAGATAATTCAGCTTTCATGGATGATATGAGAGGTTTCACTTCATTGTCATGCAGAACTCGTTTTGGTCCCAAGTCTGATCAAGGCATGACTGCTTCATCTGGCGGTAGCATGACCCCTAGATCCCCCATTCCAACTCCTAGATCCGATCCAGTTGAACTGTTTTTAGGAGGCAAGGGTACATTCCATGACCTGGATGATATTCCACAG ATAACTGAACTTGCTGACATTGCAAGACGCGCATCAAATGCCATTCCAGATGGTGATCGGTCCATTCGACTCTTACTTTCCTGTCTTGATGACTTGAGGGTTGTCATAGACCGCAGAAATTTTGATGCGCTTACAGTAGAAACTTTTGGGACACGCATAGAAAAGTTGATACA GGAAAAGTATCTTCAGCTTCTAGATGATGAAAAGTTCGACCTATCAAGCACCGTAATTGATGAAGATGCTCCTTTGGAAGATGATGATGTTATTCGCAGCTTGAGGACCAGCCCAGTACATCTGCATGACCGCATATCCATAGATGATTTTGATGAGTTAAAAGAAATTAGTAGGGGAGCTTTTGGGCGAGTTCTTTTGGCTAAAAAGAGAACAACAGGAGACCTATTTGCAATTAAG GTTCTGAAGAAGGCAGATATGATCCGCAAGAATGCTGTTGAAAGTATACTTGCTGAACGAGATATTTTGATCAACGTCCGCAATCCCTTTGTG GTTCGATTCTTCTATTCTTTTACTTCTCGCGAAAACCTGTATCTTGTGATGGAATACCTGGGTGGAGGTGATTTTTATTCGCTGTTGAAAAATATAGGTTGCATGGATGAAAGTAATGCCCGTGTATACATTGCTGAAGTG ATCCTTGCTTTGGAATATCTACACTCTGAGGGCGTTGTGCATCGTGATTTGAAACCTGACAATTTGTTGATTGCACATGATGGTCATGTTAAG TTAACAGATTTTGGGCTCTCCAAAGTTGGTCTCATCAGCAGCACCGATGATCTCTCTGGTCCAGATTTTGGTGCGTCGTCTCTGTTTCTTGAGGAGAAACCAAAATGGACAACATCGGAGAATGAGTTTGGAAGTCGTGATAAGCGGTCTGCAGTCGGCACTCCTGACTACTTGGCGCCGGAAATTCTTCTGGGGACAGGACATG GTGCAACTGCGGATTGGTGGTCTGTTGGTATCATTTTGTTTGAATTCATTGTGGGGATTCCACCCTTCAACGCTGATCATCCTGAG CAAATATTTGACAATATCCTCAACCGTAATATACCATGGCCTAGTGTTCCAGAGGAGATGAGCCATGAAGCCCGTGATTTGATAGATCG GTTACTAACGGAAGATCCTCATCGGAGACTTGGAGCTAGAGGGGCTGCTGAG GTAAAGCAGCACATCTTCTTTAAAGACATAAACTGGGACACTCTAGCAGAGCAGAAG GCTGCATTTGTGCCGGATTCAGAAGATGTTCTTGACACAAGTTACTTCCAGTGTCGCTACCAGCCTAGTTTTTCGGATAAGCAATGTTTTCCAACCAATGAGAATGGAGATTCTAGTGAAAGTGGCAGCAGTGGTTGCCTGAGCAATGATCCCAACGAAGAG ATTGATGAACGTGGCGGATCTGCGGAGTTGGAAACTAACGTGTCTAAAAATAACCCATTCGATAATTTCTCGTTCAAG AACCTATCGCAGCTGGCATATATCAACTATGATGTGATATCCAAAGGTCAGAAAGATGGAACACCAGCAAATTTGCATCGAAGATAA
- the LOC108822556 gene encoding probable serine/threonine protein kinase IRE3 isoform X2, with protein sequence MVFKKTKLFFSSKKSGSSDSSNSPRSVGSNSPIGSDNHKSKSPKSSHSPFAGVLDGFKKKDGSSPKAKETSSSDQVPGKSKLSSEPSKLTAETPILASSLGLNRIKTRSGPLPQESFFNFGDDKAVSIPPKPVTRWDSGSSSSSNTKKKETNVDRQSKVPSMPALSTGKLKVPPGGAGTPENSYELEPETPRNQALLRMTSAPRRRFSGDIKSFSHELNSKGVRPYPLWKPRRSNSVEVILNLIRTKFDKAKEEVNLDLGVFAGDLIEISEEYAESHPEWEVTIYDLLILAQKCTKSTSGEFWLQCEGIVQELDDRRQELPPGVLKKLHTRMLFILTRCTRLLQFHKESWGQEEEAVRQSRVLHSADKRVPTGEVRDRRGSTAATALKVPSTKKAFSQEQRGFNWKEDFVNRPSPLSSPYNETSKDSESHVNMDRMSSWKKLPSPASKGVKESTVSKEQTDSKTEPPKVATSDDMTVSKPPESSPKKLSHEHMTKHRHNVSWGYWGDQSYISEESSIICRICEEDVPTTHVEDHSIVCALADKYDQKGLSVDERLVAVAVTLDKITETFIQKDSLEAVESPDGMKISKASLTGESDALSPKLSDWSRRGSEDMLDCFPEADNSAFMDDMRGFTSLSCRTRFGPKSDQGMTASSGGSMTPRSPIPTPRSDPVELFLGGKGTFHDLDDIPQITELADIARRASNAIPDGDRSIRLLLSCLDDLRVVIDRRNFDALTVETFGTRIEKLIQEKYLQLLDDEKFDLSSTVIDEDAPLEDDDVIRSLRTSPVHLHDRISIDDFDELKEISRGAFGRVLLAKKRTTGDLFAIKVLKKADMIRKNAVESILAERDILINVRNPFVVRFFYSFTSRENLYLVMEYLGGGDFYSLLKNIGCMDESNARVYIAEVILALEYLHSEGVVHRDLKPDNLLIAHDGHVKLTDFGLSKVGLISSTDDLSGPDFGASSLFLEEKPKWTTSENEFGSRDKRSAVGTPDYLAPEILLGTGHGATADWWSVGIILFEFIVGIPPFNADHPEQIFDNILNRNIPWPSVPEEMSHEARDLIDRLLTEDPHRRLGARGAAEVKQHIFFKDINWDTLAEQKAAFVPDSEDVLDTSYFQCRYQPSFSDKQCFPTNENGDSSESGSSGCLSNDPNEEIDERGGSAELETNVSKNNPFDNFSFKNLSQLAYINYDVISKGQKDGTPANLHRR encoded by the exons atggtTTTTAAGAAAACGAAGCTCTTCTTCTCCTCGAAGAAATCAGGATCCTCCGATAGCTCCAACAGTCCCCGATCCGTCGGCTCAAACTCTCCAATCGGATCCGATAACCATAAATCCAAAAGCCCTAAGTCAAGCCATTCTCCTTTCGCCGGAGTCTTGGACGGtttcaagaagaaggatggttcATCACCAAAGGCCAAAGAAACCTCCTCGTCCGATCAAGTCCCCGGAAAATCGAAATTGTCGTCTGAACCGAGTAAACTAACTGCCGAAACGCCTATCCTGGCGTCGTCTCTAGGTTTAAATCGAATCAAGACGAGGTCCGGCCCGTTACCGCAGGAGAGCTTCTTCAATTTCGGGGATGATAAAGCGGTTTCGATCCCGCCCAAGCCGGTTACTCGTTGGGACTCTGGTTCGAGTAGTAGTAGCAATACGAAGAAGAAGGAAACGAATGTTGATCGGCAAAGCAAAGTTCCGTCAATGCCGGCATTGAGCACTG GTAAGCTCAAGGTGCCACCTGGCGGCGCTGGCACACCAGAG AATTCATATGAATTGGAGCCAGAAACACCTCGTAACCAGGCCTTACTTCGTATGACCAGTGCTCCAAGAAGGAGGTTTTCTGGTGACATCAAGAGCTTTTCTCATGAGTTGAACTCCAAAGGTGTAAGGCCTTATCCTTTATGGAAGCCTCGTAGGTCAAATAGCGTTGAGGTA ATCTTGAATCTAATCCGGACCAAGTTTGATAAAGCAAAGGAAGAAGTAAATTTGGACCTTGGAGTATTTGCTGGAGACCTGATTGAGATTTCTGAGGAATATGCGGAAAGTCATCCTGAGTGGGAGGTAACGATTTACGACTTGTTGATCTTGGCACAGAAATGTACCAAGTCTACGTCAGGAGAGTTCTGGCTTCAGTGTGAGGGCATAGTTCAAGAGTTAGATGATAGACGTCAGGAGCTTCCCCCGGGGGTGCTCAAGAAGCTTCACACTCGGATGCTGTTTATCCTTACCAGATGTACGAGACTACTTCAATTTCATAAGGAAAGTTGGGGGCAGGAGGAAGAGGCCGTACGTCAGTCGAGAGTCTTGCATTCTGCGGATAAAAGAGTCCCCACCGGAGAAGTTAGGGATAGGAGGGGATCAACTGCTGCCACGGCCTTAAAGGTACCATCCACCAAGAAAGCTTTTAGTCAGGAGCAGCGTGGTTTTAATTGGAAAGAGGACTTTGTTAATCGtccatctcctctctcttcaCCGTACAATGAAACTTCAAAGGATTCTGAATCACATGTAAACATGGACAGAATGTCTTCTTGGAAAAAACTTCCATCTCCAGCGTCAAAGGGTGTAAAAGAATCTACAGTATCAAAAGAGCAGACTGATAGCAAAACTGAACCTCCAAAAGTAGCTACGAGTGATGATATGACTGTTTCTAAGCCGCCAGAGAGTTCTCCCAAAAAATTGTCTCATGAACATATGACCAAGCATCGGCACAATGTTTCTTGGGGTTACTGGGGGGATCAGTCATATATTTCTGAGGAAAGTTCAATTATTTGTCGTATATGCGAAGAGGATGTTCCTACCACCCACGTGGAAGATCACTCTATAGTCTGTGCGTTGGCTGATAAATATGACCAAAAGGGTCTGAGTGTTGATGAACGGTTGGTGGCAGTTGCTGTAACTCTTGACAAGATAACAGAGACATTCATACAGAAAGATAGCCTAGAGGCGGTAGAAAGTCCAGATGGTATGAAAATATCTAAGGCGAGCTTGACCGGAGAATCTGATGCTCTCTCCCCAAAGCTAAGCGACTGGTCGCGAAGAGGGTCCGAGGACATGCTTGACTGTTTTCCGGAGGCAGATAATTCAGCTTTCATGGATGATATGAGAGGTTTCACTTCATTGTCATGCAGAACTCGTTTTGGTCCCAAGTCTGATCAAGGCATGACTGCTTCATCTGGCGGTAGCATGACCCCTAGATCCCCCATTCCAACTCCTAGATCCGATCCAGTTGAACTGTTTTTAGGAGGCAAGGGTACATTCCATGACCTGGATGATATTCCACAG ATAACTGAACTTGCTGACATTGCAAGACGCGCATCAAATGCCATTCCAGATGGTGATCGGTCCATTCGACTCTTACTTTCCTGTCTTGATGACTTGAGGGTTGTCATAGACCGCAGAAATTTTGATGCGCTTACAGTAGAAACTTTTGGGACACGCATAGAAAAGTTGATACA GGAAAAGTATCTTCAGCTTCTAGATGATGAAAAGTTCGACCTATCAAGCACCGTAATTGATGAAGATGCTCCTTTGGAAGATGATGATGTTATTCGCAGCTTGAGGACCAGCCCAGTACATCTGCATGACCGCATATCCATAGATGATTTTGATGAGTTAAAAGAAATTAGTAGGGGAGCTTTTGGGCGAGTTCTTTTGGCTAAAAAGAGAACAACAGGAGACCTATTTGCAATTAAG GTTCTGAAGAAGGCAGATATGATCCGCAAGAATGCTGTTGAAAGTATACTTGCTGAACGAGATATTTTGATCAACGTCCGCAATCCCTTTGTG GTTCGATTCTTCTATTCTTTTACTTCTCGCGAAAACCTGTATCTTGTGATGGAATACCTGGGTGGAGGTGATTTTTATTCGCTGTTGAAAAATATAGGTTGCATGGATGAAAGTAATGCCCGTGTATACATTGCTGAAGTG ATCCTTGCTTTGGAATATCTACACTCTGAGGGCGTTGTGCATCGTGATTTGAAACCTGACAATTTGTTGATTGCACATGATGGTCATGTTAAG TTAACAGATTTTGGGCTCTCCAAAGTTGGTCTCATCAGCAGCACCGATGATCTCTCTGGTCCAGATTTTGGTGCGTCGTCTCTGTTTCTTGAGGAGAAACCAAAATGGACAACATCGGAGAATGAGTTTGGAAGTCGTGATAAGCGGTCTGCAGTCGGCACTCCTGACTACTTGGCGCCGGAAATTCTTCTGGGGACAGGACATG GTGCAACTGCGGATTGGTGGTCTGTTGGTATCATTTTGTTTGAATTCATTGTGGGGATTCCACCCTTCAACGCTGATCATCCTGAG CAAATATTTGACAATATCCTCAACCGTAATATACCATGGCCTAGTGTTCCAGAGGAGATGAGCCATGAAGCCCGTGATTTGATAGATCG GTTACTAACGGAAGATCCTCATCGGAGACTTGGAGCTAGAGGGGCTGCTGAG GTAAAGCAGCACATCTTCTTTAAAGACATAAACTGGGACACTCTAGCAGAGCAGAAG GCTGCATTTGTGCCGGATTCAGAAGATGTTCTTGACACAAGTTACTTCCAGTGTCGCTACCAGCCTAGTTTTTCGGATAAGCAATGTTTTCCAACCAATGAGAATGGAGATTCTAGTGAAAGTGGCAGCAGTGGTTGCCTGAGCAATGATCCCAACGAAGAG ATTGATGAACGTGGCGGATCTGCGGAGTTGGAAACTAACGTGTCTAAAAATAACCCATTCGATAATTTCTCGTTCAAG AACCTATCGCAGCTGGCATATATCAACTATGATGTGATATCCAAAGGTCAGAAAGATGGAACACCAGCAAATTTGCATCGAAGATAA